From a single Nicotiana tomentosiformis chromosome 2, ASM39032v3, whole genome shotgun sequence genomic region:
- the LOC138891370 gene encoding uncharacterized mitochondrial protein AtMg00810-like, which translates to MNDKLQAAHGDPLPNPETYRCLVGKLNFLTHTRLDICFAAQHLSQFMQKPCLPYLQAALCLLRYLKGTIDFGIFYNNSPDLSLSVYCDSDWRSCPDSRKSISGFFILLGGCLVGWKSKKQFVVSLSSAEAAYRSMSKATAEITWRCRLLSDFGVVFSSHVSLFCDS; encoded by the coding sequence ATGAATGACAAGTTGCAGGCTGCTCATGGTGATCCCCTGCCCAATCCTGAGACATATAGGTGTTTAGTGGGTAAGCTCAACTTCTTAACCCACACCAGACTTGACATTTGTTTTGCAGCGCAACATTTAAGTCAGTTTATGCAGAAGCCTTGCCTTCCTTACTTGCAGGCTGCTTTATGTTTGCTCAGGTATCTCAAGGGTActattgattttgggattttctATAATAATTCTCCTGATCTTTCTCTCAGTGTCTATTGTGATAGTGATTGGAGATCTTGCCCGGATAGTAGAAAGTCCATCAGTGGGTTTTTCATTTTATTAGGGGGATGTCTAGTAGGCTGGAAGTCAAAGAAACAATTTGTGGTCTCCTTGTCCTCTGCAGAAGCTGCATATAGGTCTATGAGTAAAGCTACTGCTGAAATTACTTGGCGTTGCAGGCTTCTttctgattttggtgttgttttttcTTCTCATGTTAGTCTGTTTTGTGATAGCTAG